One region of Haloterrigena salifodinae genomic DNA includes:
- a CDS encoding MOSC domain-containing protein, translating into MTESGTVERVFIAPEAEAEMEEQTDVEAVAEQGLRGDRYFSEIETGTFVEWEPDEERHDGYDLTLIEQEAVTAIEREAGIELAPGEHRRNIETRDVALNHLVGQRFRVGDAICRGDRLCEPCNHLQRITQDGVLQALTHRGGLRADILEDGMIRPGDVIEPLE; encoded by the coding sequence ATGACCGAGAGCGGCACTGTCGAACGGGTTTTTATCGCACCTGAAGCCGAAGCGGAGATGGAAGAACAGACCGACGTTGAAGCAGTTGCCGAACAGGGACTCCGCGGTGATCGCTACTTTAGCGAAATTGAGACGGGAACCTTCGTCGAGTGGGAGCCAGATGAGGAACGCCACGATGGGTACGACCTCACGTTGATCGAGCAAGAGGCTGTCACAGCAATCGAACGTGAAGCGGGCATCGAACTCGCACCGGGAGAACACCGACGAAACATCGAAACCCGCGATGTCGCACTCAATCATCTCGTTGGACAACGATTCCGAGTCGGTGACGCCATCTGTCGAGGGGATCGACTATGTGAACCGTGTAATCATCTGCAACGCATCACTCAGGACGGCGTATTGCAGGCACTCACTCATCGAGGTGGGCTCCGAGCGGACATTCTCGAAGACGGGATGATTCGCCCCGGGGACGTCATCGAACCGCTCGAATAA
- a CDS encoding trans-sulfuration enzyme family protein, which translates to MTRHDSQSDRNRFATIAVGAADTETHPHRDGTNDVVPPIHLSTTFEWANGEDANEHDYSRESNPTRAALEEQLARLEGGEHGLVFASGMAATSTTMLSLVPPGGHVVSSDTIYSGTEKLLTEHMAGHLGVDIDFVDARNLDNVADAVNADTDLIWAETPSNPLIRLCDIQTIADIADDHDALFSVDSTFASPYYQSPLELGADVVVHSTTKYLNGHSDSIGGAVITDDSGVFEQLAFAQRVGLGNMLSPFDCYLVTRGIKTLPARMEHHEQNAMAVARFLESHDRVARVYYPGLESHPQHDLAREQMSGYSGMLSFEFDGTLIELEAFIEGLEVFTPGASLGGVESLVEVPSLMIPDEFSRSEESAEIPETLVRVSVGLEDADDLCEDLRTALP; encoded by the coding sequence ATGACACGACACGATAGCCAGTCCGACAGGAATCGATTCGCGACCATCGCAGTCGGCGCAGCTGACACCGAGACGCATCCTCACAGAGATGGAACGAACGACGTCGTCCCGCCGATCCACCTTTCGACTACGTTCGAGTGGGCCAACGGGGAAGATGCCAATGAACACGACTATTCACGCGAGAGCAATCCGACGCGGGCAGCCCTCGAAGAGCAGTTAGCCCGCCTCGAAGGCGGCGAGCATGGATTGGTGTTCGCCTCCGGAATGGCCGCCACATCGACGACGATGCTGTCGCTGGTTCCTCCGGGAGGCCACGTCGTCTCCTCGGACACCATCTATAGTGGAACCGAAAAACTGCTCACGGAACACATGGCCGGACATCTCGGCGTTGACATCGACTTTGTTGACGCCCGTAATCTCGACAACGTCGCCGATGCAGTCAACGCAGACACTGACTTGATCTGGGCAGAAACACCGTCGAACCCCTTGATTAGGTTATGCGATATCCAAACGATAGCCGACATCGCCGATGACCACGATGCCCTGTTCAGCGTAGACAGTACCTTTGCGAGTCCGTACTACCAATCCCCACTCGAACTGGGTGCTGACGTCGTCGTTCACAGCACCACCAAGTATCTCAACGGGCACTCCGACTCGATCGGCGGTGCCGTTATCACCGACGACAGTGGGGTTTTCGAGCAATTAGCGTTCGCGCAGCGGGTCGGGCTTGGGAATATGCTTTCGCCGTTCGACTGCTACCTCGTTACGCGAGGCATCAAGACGCTGCCCGCGCGGATGGAACATCACGAGCAGAACGCGATGGCAGTTGCCCGGTTCCTCGAAAGCCACGATCGGGTCGCTCGTGTCTACTATCCGGGTCTCGAGAGCCACCCGCAACACGATCTTGCGCGTGAGCAGATGTCGGGGTACAGCGGGATGCTGTCATTCGAGTTCGACGGTACACTCATCGAACTCGAGGCGTTCATCGAGGGGCTTGAGGTATTCACCCCGGGAGCGAGTCTCGGCGGGGTGGAGAGCCTTGTTGAGGTACCGTCACTAATGATCCCAGACGAGTTCAGTCGTAGTGAGGAGTCAGCGGAGATTCCCGAGACGCTGGTCCGGGTATCCGTTGGCCTCGAAGACGCCGATGACCTCTGCGAGGATCTCCGGACGGCGCTACCGTAG
- a CDS encoding antibiotic biosynthesis monooxygenase family protein, whose product MYLVTFRLAPGEYDAEFHELNDAIQAAAEDTEGYLGKQTWHAPNSEEVLVVYYWESLDALESFGADADHKRAKQRWTEWYDAYEVTVTEVVETYGSGFGDDASPLV is encoded by the coding sequence ATGTATTTGGTGACGTTCCGCCTCGCTCCGGGTGAGTACGATGCGGAGTTTCACGAGTTGAATGACGCGATACAAGCAGCAGCTGAGGACACGGAGGGATATCTGGGCAAGCAGACGTGGCATGCACCGAATAGTGAGGAGGTCCTTGTCGTCTACTACTGGGAGTCGTTGGACGCACTCGAGTCGTTTGGAGCGGATGCGGACCACAAACGCGCGAAACAGCGGTGGACGGAGTGGTACGATGCGTATGAGGTCACCGTTACGGAAGTCGTTGAGACATATGGGAGCGGGTTCGGTGACGATGCGAGCCCACTCGTGTAG